The following proteins are encoded in a genomic region of Bernardetia sp. MNP-M8:
- a CDS encoding SGNH/GDSL hydrolase family protein encodes MSDFLSPSPQKKSSTSNLYNLFSVWLVVLCVILGLYAMDSYEKPIDFDLSIKKPNSKQLFTPPSTDFLYKQLAKQTFFIVDSLELARKNSIDTSAQRILLTGDSMSEGLYLAFRSYAEYNNHYLKGRIWYSSLTIQWSKTDSLKSLIEIYKPTIVIFTLGANELFRTDIYEREKDIQDIIAQAGDTPFIWVGPPNWKDDTGINEIIERNMPSNTFFLSKDLEFDRERDGAHPTRESSRYWADTIATWIMNKSRHKILLEKPVSEGSDNK; translated from the coding sequence TTGTCTGATTTTCTTTCCCCTTCTCCTCAAAAAAAGTCTTCTACATCTAATCTATACAATTTATTTTCTGTGTGGTTGGTTGTTTTGTGTGTCATTTTGGGTTTGTATGCGATGGATAGCTATGAGAAACCTATAGATTTTGATTTGTCTATTAAAAAACCAAATTCAAAACAGTTATTTACGCCTCCCTCAACTGATTTTTTATATAAACAATTAGCCAAACAAACATTTTTTATTGTCGACTCTTTAGAGTTAGCTCGCAAAAATAGCATTGACACATCAGCACAGCGTATTTTATTGACTGGCGACTCTATGTCAGAAGGATTATATTTAGCTTTTCGAAGTTATGCAGAATATAATAATCATTATTTGAAAGGTAGAATTTGGTACAGTTCGCTCACCATTCAATGGAGTAAAACCGATAGCTTGAAGAGTTTGATAGAAATTTACAAGCCTACAATTGTGATTTTTACGCTAGGAGCAAACGAACTTTTCAGAACTGATATTTACGAACGAGAAAAAGATATTCAAGATATTATTGCACAAGCTGGCGATACGCCTTTTATTTGGGTAGGTCCTCCAAACTGGAAAGACGATACAGGAATTAATGAAATTATTGAGCGAAATATGCCTTCAAATACTTTTTTCTTATCTAAAGATTTAGAGTTTGATAGAGAAAGAGATGGCGCACACCCAACACGAGAATCATCAAGATATTGGGCTGATACGATTGCTACTTGGATTATGAATAAATCTCGTCATAAAATTTTATTAGAAAAACCTGTTTCAGAAGGTTCGGATAATAAATAA
- a CDS encoding acyl-CoA thioesterase, whose amino-acid sequence MPPKSKKASESYVTMTEMVLPNDTNPLNNLMGGRLMHLMDIAAAISAQKHCNRVVVTASVDNVSFEASVPLGGVVTLESHVSRAFNSSMEVYVEAYGENILEGSGRKLAYKAFLTFVAVDQMGNPINVPELEPETEKEIMLFDGALRRRQLRLVLAGRMKPEDATELKSLFFKINPEGESL is encoded by the coding sequence ATGCCCCCTAAGTCAAAAAAAGCGAGTGAATCGTATGTTACAATGACCGAAATGGTTTTACCAAATGACACCAATCCACTAAATAATTTAATGGGTGGAAGACTTATGCATTTGATGGATATTGCAGCAGCTATTTCAGCACAAAAACATTGTAATCGTGTTGTTGTTACAGCTTCTGTTGATAATGTTTCGTTTGAGGCTTCTGTTCCTTTGGGTGGTGTGGTTACATTAGAATCTCATGTCAGTCGTGCCTTTAATTCTTCCATGGAAGTTTATGTAGAAGCGTATGGAGAAAATATTTTGGAAGGTTCTGGACGAAAATTAGCTTACAAAGCTTTCTTAACTTTTGTAGCTGTCGATCAAATGGGGAATCCTATCAATGTTCCTGAGCTAGAACCCGAAACAGAGAAAGAAATTATGCTTTTTGATGGTGCTTTGCGTCGTCGCCAACTTCGTTTAGTTTTGGCAGGAAGAATGAAACCAGAAGATGCAACAGAATTAAAATCACTTTTCTTTAAGATAAATCCTGAGGGAGAAAGTTTGTAA
- a CDS encoding insulinase family protein has protein sequence MKNKFILSIAVLMAFLFTQCTPVPSSSTGKLDRSKAPKAGEAHKVEIAKSQSFTLENGLQVFVVENHKLPQVSYSLVVNYNPIMEGKRVGMLNMFGSMLRRGTEKRTKEKLDEEIDFMGANLITYSRGIYASSLKRHSDNLLSIFSDVLYNPSFSNEELAKVRTESLSSLQSLPSSPEQIANNVVSKVNYGNNHPYGEVETETTLNAVKNEDLKDFHQTYFRPNVSYLAIVGDITVEEAKAQVEKYFAQWEKKEVPTTKYNSPKAAEKPQVAISNRAGAVQTVINVTYPVYYPLSSNDYVAARLMNGILGNSGFGARLIQNLREDKAYTYGAYSSLSPDELSSSFTMSASVRNDVTDSAVVQFLYELKRIKDEPVSKAELERVKASLIGSFVRSLENPQTVANFAIDIARYNLPSDFYSNYIQKINAVTVEDIQNAAKKYIKPENITIVAVGDQSILIEKLAPFGNIQIYDAFGEMAAQADQRILIGMTADKVIQNYLTKIGGKKWNEVTSMKKEQVMNVSGMQIEQKLFIQNQQKLALEVPKSGIKQVYDGKKAYVVTQGQKQELTATQTNSIKEQTFINPYVQYDKANGYSIELVGAQVVEDKSVFEVKVTHKDYGERLQYFDPKTGLLIKEVTAGGEIMIKDYRKVGNTGLLVAYKTEVNSPQGAYTVDVQKVEFNSTIDAKVFMVE, from the coding sequence ATGAAAAATAAATTTATTTTAAGTATTGCCGTTTTAATGGCATTCTTATTTACTCAATGTACACCTGTTCCTTCTAGCTCTACTGGAAAATTAGATCGAAGCAAAGCTCCCAAAGCTGGAGAAGCTCACAAAGTAGAAATTGCTAAATCTCAGTCCTTTACCTTAGAAAACGGCTTACAAGTTTTTGTAGTTGAAAACCATAAACTTCCACAAGTTTCTTATTCTTTAGTTGTCAATTATAATCCAATTATGGAAGGAAAGCGTGTCGGAATGCTCAATATGTTTGGTTCTATGCTTCGTCGTGGAACAGAAAAACGCACAAAAGAAAAATTAGATGAAGAAATTGATTTTATGGGCGCAAATCTGATTACCTATTCAAGAGGTATTTATGCTTCTTCTTTAAAACGTCATTCAGATAACTTGCTTTCTATTTTTTCAGATGTTCTTTACAACCCTTCTTTTTCGAATGAAGAATTAGCAAAAGTTCGCACCGAATCTTTATCTAGCTTACAATCTTTACCTTCTAGTCCAGAGCAAATTGCAAATAATGTAGTCTCTAAGGTAAATTATGGTAATAATCATCCTTATGGAGAAGTAGAAACAGAAACTACTTTAAATGCTGTCAAAAATGAGGATTTAAAAGATTTCCATCAGACTTATTTCCGTCCAAATGTTTCTTATTTGGCTATTGTAGGAGATATTACTGTAGAAGAAGCTAAAGCTCAAGTAGAAAAATATTTTGCTCAATGGGAGAAAAAAGAAGTTCCTACTACCAAATACAATTCGCCAAAAGCTGCTGAAAAACCACAAGTGGCAATTTCAAATCGTGCTGGAGCAGTTCAGACAGTTATTAATGTTACTTATCCTGTTTATTATCCATTGAGTAGTAATGATTATGTTGCTGCTAGATTAATGAACGGAATTTTGGGAAATAGTGGTTTTGGAGCAAGACTTATTCAAAATCTTCGTGAAGATAAGGCATATACGTATGGAGCATATTCTTCATTGAGTCCTGATGAGCTTTCATCTTCTTTTACTATGTCGGCAAGTGTCAGAAATGATGTTACAGATAGCGCAGTGGTTCAATTTTTATATGAATTGAAGCGTATAAAAGATGAACCTGTTTCTAAGGCTGAATTAGAAAGAGTAAAAGCAAGTTTGATTGGTTCGTTTGTTCGCTCATTAGAAAATCCTCAAACAGTGGCAAATTTTGCGATTGATATTGCTAGATATAATTTACCTTCTGATTTTTATAGCAACTATATTCAGAAAATAAATGCTGTAACAGTAGAAGATATTCAAAATGCAGCCAAAAAATATATCAAACCTGAAAACATAACAATTGTAGCAGTAGGTGACCAAAGTATTTTGATAGAAAAATTAGCTCCCTTTGGAAATATTCAAATTTATGATGCTTTTGGAGAAATGGCAGCTCAAGCAGACCAACGCATTCTGATTGGAATGACAGCTGATAAAGTAATCCAAAATTACTTAACTAAAATTGGAGGTAAAAAATGGAATGAAGTTACTTCAATGAAAAAAGAACAAGTAATGAATGTTTCAGGAATGCAAATAGAGCAAAAATTATTCATTCAAAACCAGCAAAAACTAGCTTTAGAAGTTCCTAAAAGTGGAATAAAACAAGTCTATGATGGCAAAAAAGCCTATGTAGTAACACAAGGACAAAAACAAGAATTAACGGCTACCCAAACTAATAGCATCAAAGAACAAACCTTCATCAATCCTTATGTTCAGTATGATAAAGCAAATGGTTATTCTATTGAATTGGTAGGAGCGCAAGTAGTAGAAGATAAATCTGTCTTTGAAGTTAAAGTTACTCACAAAGATTATGGAGAACGTTTACAATATTTTGACCCTAAAACAGGACTTTTAATTAAAGAGGTAACTGCAGGAGGAGAAATAATGATAAAAGATTATCGTAAAGTAGGAAATACTGGTCTTTTAGTAGCTTATAAAACAGAAGTTAATTCTCCACAAGGAGCATATACAGTTGATGTACAAAAGGTAGAATTCAACTCTACTATTGATGCTAAAGTATTTATGGTAGAATAA
- a CDS encoding chorismate mutase, translating to MEFAPLSSWFPNNPNWNTADHPLFIAGPCSAETPEQLMETCQEIAKNDKVQVLRAGIWKPRTRPNNFEGVGKIGLEWLLDVKKATGKLITTEVAKPEHVEEALKHEVDILWIGARSVVNPFTMQEIADSLKGVDVPVIVKNPINPDVALWMGGIERIHQAGINKMAALHRGFSSYGNTKYRNEPMWQLAIEIKSKLPTLPLLCDPSHIGGKRELIYPLSQKAMDLNYEGLMIETHRSPDEAWSDASQQVTPQRLAEILDKLVIRTGNLETLEKAGLSDKLQDLRNQIDKIDREVVENFVARLELVKQIGDYKRENNLPIFQLDRWQKVFESRPEWAETMEINPDFVSAVFKLIHDESIRIQTERKEDF from the coding sequence ATGGAATTTGCCCCTTTATCATCGTGGTTTCCAAATAATCCTAATTGGAATACTGCAGATCATCCCTTGTTTATTGCTGGACCTTGTAGTGCCGAAACGCCTGAACAATTAATGGAAACTTGTCAAGAAATAGCTAAAAATGACAAAGTTCAAGTCTTGAGAGCAGGAATTTGGAAGCCTCGTACACGCCCAAATAACTTTGAAGGAGTCGGAAAAATTGGTTTAGAATGGCTTTTAGATGTCAAAAAAGCCACTGGAAAACTTATCACTACTGAAGTTGCCAAACCCGAACATGTAGAAGAAGCTCTAAAACATGAAGTAGATATTTTATGGATTGGTGCAAGAAGCGTTGTAAATCCATTTACAATGCAAGAAATTGCTGATTCTTTGAAAGGAGTTGATGTTCCTGTTATCGTAAAGAACCCAATTAATCCAGATGTTGCACTTTGGATGGGTGGGATTGAGCGCATTCATCAAGCAGGAATAAACAAAATGGCAGCTTTGCATCGTGGTTTTTCAAGTTATGGAAATACAAAATATCGTAATGAGCCGATGTGGCAATTAGCTATCGAAATTAAAAGTAAATTACCTACTTTACCACTTCTTTGCGACCCTAGCCATATAGGAGGAAAACGAGAACTGATTTACCCACTTTCTCAAAAGGCAATGGATTTGAATTATGAAGGTTTGATGATAGAAACACACCGTAGTCCTGATGAGGCTTGGAGCGATGCTTCTCAACAAGTTACGCCTCAACGACTTGCCGAAATTTTGGATAAACTAGTTATCCGTACAGGAAATTTAGAAACACTTGAAAAAGCAGGCTTATCAGATAAATTACAAGATTTGCGTAATCAAATTGATAAAATTGATAGAGAAGTTGTTGAAAACTTTGTCGCTCGTTTGGAATTAGTTAAACAAATTGGAGATTATAAAAGAGAGAATAATTTACCTATTTTCCAATTAGATCGTTGGCAAAAAGTGTTTGAAAGCCGTCCTGAATGGGCAGAAACAATGGAAATAAATCCTGATTTTGTTTCAGCTGTTTTCAAACTTATTCATGACGAATCAATACGTATCCAAACAGAACGAAAAGAAGATTTCTAA
- a CDS encoding Crp/Fnr family transcriptional regulator, translating to MIEIKTYFQKQVDISEKDWEIFSSKLIKREFSKKTNLLKVGQIENYLSFIEAGIIRFYIPKETEDFTFGFAFQSNFVSAYDSFITQEVSSYELETLSDTILWSLTYQDLQQIYQQTQIGNKIGRLASEELFLKKSKRELSLLNQSAEQRYLNLFTEQPHLLQFIPLKYIASYIGITPQALSRIRKRIS from the coding sequence ATGATTGAGATAAAAACATATTTTCAAAAACAGGTAGATATTTCTGAAAAAGATTGGGAAATATTTTCTTCGAAATTAATAAAAAGAGAGTTTTCAAAAAAAACTAATTTACTCAAAGTAGGACAAATAGAAAATTATCTTTCTTTTATAGAAGCTGGAATTATCCGTTTTTATATTCCAAAAGAAACAGAAGATTTTACATTTGGATTTGCATTCCAATCTAACTTTGTGAGTGCTTATGATTCTTTTATAACTCAAGAAGTTTCTAGTTATGAATTAGAAACACTATCAGATACAATTCTTTGGAGTTTGACTTATCAAGATTTACAACAAATTTATCAGCAAACTCAGATTGGAAACAAAATTGGAAGACTAGCGAGTGAAGAGTTGTTTTTGAAAAAATCTAAACGAGAATTATCCTTACTGAATCAAAGTGCAGAACAGCGTTATCTAAATCTGTTTACAGAACAACCTCATTTATTGCAATTTATTCCTTTAAAATATATTGCTTCTTATATCGGAATTACGCCACAGGCACTCAGTCGAATTCGCAAACGTATTTCTTAA
- a CDS encoding tetratricopeptide repeat protein, with protein MKKYNSIKLFLSVLLITFSSFSLNVFAQNTQDLALADEYYEQGEYEKAIQYYEKIAKKNPSASYIYTNYLDAMLRLEQLKDAEKYIERCLKDRPLDPKMNIDYAKLLLQKREDKKADKHFDEYINSIKSNSHLARVAARVLAHEGFYQYAEKLYLQAQKNTQENYDMDLGLLYLAMGKPKKMVEQFLILLEKQPNDAPYVQHLLQSRLSEDEEWDMVEPMLYEAVQKYPSNEVFSEMLVWYFLQRKNFMMAFTQAKALDRRNKSEGVKIMEIGMLAYNNEEWKSAMTIFGHLTENYKGRLIYSQAKHFLMESKEEYIKHQFPIDKEQIKSLVNDYEQTLVEIGWNPSTAKSARNMALLQAFYLNQKDVAINTLNKITEIRGVPHQLLSQVKLDLGDIYVLKNEPWEATLLYSQVEKTEKETPLGYSAKLKNAKLSYFNGDFKLAKAHLDILKLATSREIANDAMDLSILIQDNTGLDSSETAMREYAAIDLLIFQQQYEDALLAYKKMRSHFDGHSLTDEIYWKEATILQKMGRFEEAVEKLKTVLKINPTDIFGDDANFLLGKIYEENLKDQEKAEEYYKKQLVDYAGSVYVVESRKRIRRLRGEIIN; from the coding sequence ATGAAAAAATATAATTCTATCAAACTATTTCTATCTGTATTATTAATTACTTTTTCCTCTTTCTCTCTAAATGTTTTTGCTCAAAATACACAAGATTTGGCATTGGCAGATGAATATTATGAACAAGGAGAATACGAAAAAGCGATTCAGTATTACGAAAAAATAGCGAAGAAAAATCCGTCAGCTTCTTATATTTACACTAATTATTTGGATGCGATGTTACGTTTGGAACAGCTAAAAGATGCAGAAAAATATATTGAAAGATGTTTGAAAGACAGACCTTTAGATCCAAAAATGAATATTGACTATGCTAAACTTCTTTTACAGAAAAGAGAAGATAAAAAAGCAGATAAACACTTCGACGAGTATATAAACTCCATAAAATCAAATTCTCATCTGGCTCGTGTGGCTGCTCGTGTTTTGGCACATGAAGGTTTTTATCAATATGCCGAAAAACTGTATTTGCAAGCACAAAAAAATACGCAAGAAAATTATGATATGGATTTAGGACTCCTCTATTTAGCGATGGGAAAACCTAAAAAAATGGTAGAACAATTCTTAATTTTACTAGAAAAACAGCCGAATGATGCACCTTATGTTCAACATCTGTTACAATCTCGTTTGTCGGAAGATGAAGAGTGGGATATGGTAGAACCGATGTTGTATGAAGCTGTACAAAAATACCCAAGCAATGAAGTTTTTAGTGAAATGCTCGTTTGGTATTTTCTTCAAAGAAAGAATTTCATGATGGCTTTTACACAAGCAAAGGCATTGGATAGAAGAAATAAATCAGAAGGCGTAAAGATTATGGAAATCGGAATGCTTGCCTACAATAATGAAGAATGGAAAAGTGCGATGACCATTTTTGGACACTTGACAGAAAATTATAAAGGAAGATTGATTTATTCGCAAGCTAAACATTTTTTGATGGAATCTAAGGAAGAATATATTAAACATCAATTTCCTATCGATAAAGAACAAATAAAATCGTTGGTTAATGATTACGAACAAACACTTGTAGAAATAGGCTGGAATCCAAGTACAGCAAAATCGGCTCGTAACATGGCTCTTTTACAGGCTTTTTACCTCAATCAAAAAGATGTTGCTATAAATACGCTCAACAAAATCACAGAAATTAGAGGTGTTCCTCATCAGCTTTTAAGTCAAGTAAAATTGGATTTGGGAGATATTTATGTTTTGAAAAATGAACCTTGGGAAGCAACTTTATTGTATTCACAGGTAGAAAAAACAGAAAAAGAAACGCCTTTAGGTTACTCTGCCAAACTCAAAAATGCTAAACTTTCCTACTTTAATGGAGACTTTAAATTAGCAAAAGCACATTTGGATATTTTAAAATTGGCTACCTCAAGAGAAATTGCCAACGATGCCATGGATTTGTCTATTTTGATTCAAGACAATACAGGTTTGGATTCTTCTGAAACAGCAATGAGAGAATATGCAGCTATTGATTTGCTTATTTTTCAACAGCAATATGAAGATGCTTTATTAGCTTACAAAAAAATGCGCTCTCACTTTGACGGACATTCTTTAACAGATGAGATTTACTGGAAAGAAGCAACTATTTTACAAAAAATGGGGCGTTTTGAAGAAGCAGTCGAAAAACTAAAAACAGTCTTAAAAATCAATCCAACAGATATTTTTGGCGATGATGCAAATTTTCTTTTAGGAAAAATTTATGAAGAAAACCTAAAAGACCAAGAAAAAGCAGAAGAATATTACAAAAAACAACTTGTAGATTATGCAGGAAGTGTTTATGTAGTAGAATCTAGAAAACGCATCAGAAGATTGAGAGGCGAAATTATAAATTAG
- a CDS encoding tRNA-(ms[2]io[6]A)-hydroxylase, with amino-acid sequence MLHLQLPTDPRWTELAQESIEDILTDHAYCEQKAASSCISLIVTYNHYPNLVDTLSPIVAEEWSHFEMVLEQLRKRNLTFGGKRKDEYALKLRNFMVKGGSEEMRLLDNLLVNALIEARSCERFKMLSNTIEDEELKKFYRELMVSEARHYTVFISLAKEYLPKEIVDKRWQEFLNYESEIMESLELRGDRMH; translated from the coding sequence ATGCTTCATCTTCAACTCCCAACCGACCCACGCTGGACAGAATTAGCCCAAGAAAGTATCGAAGACATCTTAACAGACCACGCTTATTGCGAACAAAAAGCAGCTTCTTCTTGTATTTCTTTGATTGTAACCTACAATCATTATCCAAATCTTGTCGATACGCTTTCGCCTATTGTAGCCGAAGAGTGGTCGCATTTTGAAATGGTTTTGGAGCAACTTCGCAAAAGAAACCTAACTTTTGGAGGAAAACGAAAAGATGAATATGCACTCAAATTACGCAATTTTATGGTAAAAGGAGGAAGCGAAGAAATGCGTCTTTTGGATAATCTTTTGGTAAATGCGCTGATAGAAGCACGTAGTTGTGAGCGTTTCAAAATGCTTTCAAATACGATAGAAGACGAAGAATTAAAGAAATTTTATCGTGAACTAATGGTTTCAGAAGCCCGTCATTATACTGTTTTTATTTCTTTGGCAAAGGAATATTTACCAAAAGAAATAGTAGATAAACGCTGGCAAGAATTTTTGAATTACGAATCTGAAATTATGGAAAGTTTAGAACTTCGTGGGGATAGAATGCACTAA